A genome region from Piliocolobus tephrosceles isolate RC106 chromosome 8, ASM277652v3, whole genome shotgun sequence includes the following:
- the GPR85 gene encoding probable G-protein coupled receptor 85 — MANYSHAADNILQNLSPLTAFLKLTSLGFIIGVSVVGNLLISILLVKDKTLHRAPYYFLLDLCCSDILRSAICFPFVFNSVKNGSTWTYGTLTCKVIAFLGVLSCFHTAFMLFCISVTRYLAIAHHRFYTKRLTFWTCLAVICMVWTLSVAMAFPPVLDVGTYSFIREEDQCTFQHRSFRANDSLGFMLLLALILLATQLVYLKLIFFVHDRRKMKPVQFVAAVSQNWTFHGPGASGQAAANWLAGFGRGPTPPTLLGIRQNANTTGRRRLLVLDEFKMEKRISRMFYIMTFLFLTLWGPYLVACYWRVFARGPVVPGGFLTAAVWMSFAQAGINPFVCIFSNRELRRCFSTTLLYCRKSRLPREPYCVI; from the coding sequence ATGGCGAACTATAGCCATGCAGCTGACAACATTTTGCAAAATCTCTCGCCTCTAACAGCCTTTCTGAAACTGACTTCCTTGGGTTTCATAATAGGAGTCAGCGTGGTGGGCAACCTCCTGATCTCCATTTTGCTAGTGAAAGATAAGACCTTGCATAGAGCACCTTACTACTTCTTGTTGGATCTTTGCTGTTCAGATATCCTCAGATCTGCAATTTGTTTCCCATTTGTATTCAACTCTGTCAAAAATGGCTCTACCTGGACTTATGGGACTCTGACTTGCAAAGTGATTGCCTTTCTGGGGGTTTTGTCCTGTTTCCACACTGCTTTCATGCTCTTCTGCATCAGTGTCACCAGATACTTAGCTATCGCCCATCACCGCTTCTATACAAAGAGGCTGACCTTTTGGACGTGTCTGGCTGTGATCTGTATGGTGTGGACTCTATCTGTGGCCATGGCCTTTCCCCCGGTTTTAGACGTGGGCACTTACTCATTCATTAGGGAGGAAGATCAATGCACCTTCCAACACCGCTCCTTCAGGGCTAATGATTCCTTAGGATTTATGCTGCTTCTTGCTCTCATCCTCCTAGCCACACAGCTTGTCTACCTCAAGCTGATATTTTTCGTCCATGATCGAAGGAAAATGAAGCCAGTCCAGTTTGTAGCAGCAGTCAGCCAGAACTGGACTTTTCATGGTCCTGGAGCCAGTGGCCAGGCAGCTGCCAATTGGCTAGCAGGATTTGGAAGGGGTCCCACACCACCCACCTTGCTGGGCATCAGGCAAAATGCAAACACCACAGGCAGAAGAAGGCTATTGGTCTTAGACGAgttcaaaatggaaaaaagaatcaGCAGAATGTTCTATATAATGACTTTTCTCTTTCTAACCTTGTGGGGCCCCTACCTGGTGGCCTGTTATTGGAGAGTTTTTGCAAGAGGGCCTGTAGTACCAGGGGGATTTCTAACAGCTGCTGTCTGGATGAGTTTTGCCCAAGCAGGAATCAATCCTTTTGTCTGCATTTTCTCCAACAGGGAGCTGAGGCGCTGTTTCAGCACAACCCTTCTTTACTGCAGAAAATCCAGGTTACCAAGGGAACCTTACTGTGTTATATGA